Below is a window of Janthinobacterium lividum DNA.
CTGTTCGCGCCCGGCCCCGTGCGCCGCGCCCTGATTACCCCACACTTGCTGGCCCTGTTCAAGCGCATACTGCCGACCATGTCCGGGACGGAACGCGATGCACTCGAGGCGGGCACCACCTGGTGGGATGCCGAGCTGTTTTCCGGCCGGCCCGACTGGTCCAAGCTGCTGGCTTATGGCCGCGCCTCGCTCACTGCCGAAGAGCGCCATTTTCTTGAGCACGACGTCGAGCGGCTGTGCCAACTGGTCAACGACTGGGAAACGCAGCAGGCGCAGGATTTGCCGCCCCAGGCCTGGGCCTACATGAAGGCGCAGGGTTTCCTCGGCATGATCATCCCGAAACAATACGGCGGCAAGCAGTTCTCCGCCTACATGCACTCGCAAGTGGTGATGAAGCTGTCGAGCCGCTGCTCTGCGCTGGCAGTGACCGTGATGGTGCCCAATTCGCTGGGACCGGCCGAACTGCTGCTGCACTACGGCACCGAAGAACAAAAAGATTATTACCTGCCGCGATTGGCTTCCGGCACGGAAATTCCCTGCTTTGCGCTGACCAGCCCGTATGCAGGTTCCGACGCGGCTGCCATTCCCGACCTGGGCGTCGTGTGCATGGGCATGCATGAGGGGCGCGCCACCCTGGGTTTCCGCCTCACCTGGAACAAGCGCTACATCACCCTGGCGCCCGTGGCGACCTTGCTGGGCCTGGCATTCCAGACCAGCGACCCTGAACATTTGCTCTCCGATAACGATGCGCATGGCATCACATGCGCCCTGATCCCTGCCAGCCACAACGGCGTGGTGATCGGCCGCCGTCACCATCCCTTGAACGCCGCGTTCCAGAACGGCCCGACCTCTGGTAACGATGTCTTCATCCCCATCGACTGGGTCATCGGCGGCCAGGCGCAAGTGGGTAAGGGATGGCGCATGCTGATGGAATGCCTGGCGGCCGGGCGCGCCATTTCGCTGCCCTCGTCCAGCGTCGGCATGGGCAAGATGGCCGTGCGTGGCACCGGCGCGTATGCGGCCGTGCGGCGCCAGTTCAACATGGCTATCGGCAAATTTGAGGGGGTGCAGGAAGCGCTGGCCCGCATGGGCGCCAACCTGTACCTGATGGACGCGGCCCGCACCCTGGCTGCCCACGCCGTCGACCTGGGCGAGAAGCCGGCCGTCATTTCCGCCATCGTCAAATACCACGTCACGGAACGGGGACGCGCGCTCGTCAATGACGGCATGGACATTCTCGGCGGCAAGGGCATCTGCGTGGGCCCCAACAATTTCCTCGCCAGCGCCTACCAGCAAATCCCCATCGCCATCACGGTCGAAGGCGCCAACATTCTCACGCGCAGCCTGATCATCTTCGGCCAGGGCGCCATCCGCGCGCATCCGTATGTACTCAGGGAAATGGCCGCCGTCAGCGAAAGCGACGGCCGTAAAGCTATGCGGGATTTTGACGCTGCCTTCTTTGGCCACGTGGGCTTTGTGCTGGGCAACCTGGTCAGGGGATCGTGGTACGGGCTGGGCGGCGCACGCCTGGCGGCCGTGCCTGACGCCAGCGCACCCGCACTGGCGCCCTACTACCGCGCCCTGACGCGGCTGTCGACGGCCTTTGCCGTCATGACGGATATGTCGATGTTCGTGCTCGGTGGCGAGCTTAAGCGCCGCGAACGGCTGTCTGCCCGGCTGGGCGATGTGCTGGCGCAGCTGTACCTGGCTTCGTCCGTGCTGAAACGCTACGAGGACGATAGCCGCCCCGAAGCCGACCTGCCCTACGTGCACTGGTCGCTGCAAGATGCGCTGGTCAAGGCGCAACAGGGCTTGACGGGCGTGCTCGATAATTTCCCCGCGCGCGTGCTGACCGTGCTGCTGCGCACCTTGCTGTTCCCCTTCGGCCTGCCCCATCGTCCGCCTTCCGACGAACTGGGCAGCGAGGTGGCGCTGGCCTTGCAAACGCCGGGCACCGACCGCGAACGGCTGCTGGCCGACGGCCATGTCGCCAGCGAGGGCAGCCACGGCGGCGACCCCGTGGCCTGCGCCGAACGGGCGCTGGTCTTGCTGCCCGACGTGCTGCACATCGAAAAACGCCTGAAAGACACGCCCGCTGGCGCGGCCTTGCGGCACCTGCCGCAAAGCCTGTCCGCCATGCAGCAGTGGCTGGCAACGGCCAAGGCCGCAGGCTCGGTCAGTTGCCAGGAGCACAATACCTTGCTCGAATATGCGCGCCTGGTTGACGGCTTGATCCAGGTCGACGATTTTCCCGCCGATGCGGCGCATCAGGCTCAAGGCGGCGGCGCCGTGCACCGTCTTGATGAAGAATCCGCTGGCGAGAGCCGCGCGGCCTAGGCGAGGCTGCTTTGCGGCCTATACTGAATTGAGCGGGTGCTGTGCCAGCTCTTTCCAGAAAGGAGTCGATCATGACGCGCAAATACATCGATTGCAGGGAATTCCCAAGCGACACGCATTGCTCGGTAGCCATCTCGGCCGACAGCGAGGAAGAGCTGTTGGGCATTGCTGTGGAACACGCAGTCTCGGTACACCAGCACCACGATACCCCGGAGCTGCGCCAGCAACTACGCCAATTGTTCAAGGACGGCATGCCGCCCGAACATCTGCCCATGGCCGGGCAGGCCGGCAGCAGCGCCAGCGGCGCCTCACCCACGCATTAAGTCCATGCCGCTCACGCCGGATTGACAGATCAGGACGCCAGCTTGGTGGCAGGCGTCCTGATGTCCAGGCCCAGCACGAGCGGCACGAGCGCCGCGTACACGACGATCACCGACAGCCAGACTGCACCGGGCCAGTACGCCCTCACGCCAAAGTAAATGCTGGAAAACACCAATGGGCACAGCACGGACGCCAGGCTCACGGACGAGGCCAGCACGCCCTGGAACTGGCCTTGCCGGTCGTCGGCAACTTGCCGCGTGGCCAGCGACTGCAGGGCCGGCGCGCCGATGCCACCTAGGGCGAACACGGGCATGATGGCGAAGATCATCCAGCTGCGGGTGGCAAAGGCCATGACGACGAGCGCCAGGCAGGCGCAGGCCACCCCAGTCACGATGGTGGCGCGCTCGCCCAGCAGTTTCACGGCCGGGCCGGGTAGAAAAGCCTGGGCCAGCGCCTGGCACACGCCAAAGGCGCCCAACGACAGGCCGATCCACAGGCCATTCCACTCGAACGCATCGTGGCCCCACAAGGCCCAGCACACGCCATACACTTCACCGGCAGCGCTGAAGGTAAAGAAAATGACGGCGATCGGCAGCAAGCTTTTCTCCGAGAAAACCCAGCGCAGAGGACGCAAGGGATTCAATGCCGCCAGGTCGATTTTCGCGCGTGTCGGCGTACGCGACTCGGGCAGCATAAACAACGCCAGCAGCAGGTTGCCCATATTCAGTACGGCGGCCGCCATGAACGGCAGGCGTAGCCCATAGTCGCCCAGTGCGCCGCCCAGCACGGGGCCGATGATGAAGCCGGCGCCAAACATGGCGTTCAGCAAGCCGAAACGGCGCGTCCGCATCGCCTCGGGCGAAATATCAGTGATATAAGCGGTGGCCACGGACACGTTGGCGCTCGTCAGCCCCGCGATGGCGCGCCCCAGCAAGAGCATCCACAGGCTCGGTGCAAAGGCGAGAAACAGATAATTGACGGCGGCGCCAGCCAGCGAAACGAGCAGGACGGGGCGCCGGCCCAGGCGGTCGCTCAGCGCTCCCAGCACGGGCGCAAAGATGAACTGCATCAACGCGTACAAGGCCGTCATGATGCCGATATACGGCGCCACGTTGGCCGCATGCGTCACGTCCCGCAGCAACGCCGGCAGGATGGGGAAGATCAGGCCAATGCCGACGGCGTCCAACACGACCGTGGCAAAGATGACAGGCAGCGCTGCCACAGGAAGAAATTCTTTCATATACTCAATCTAAATATATACTCAGTACATAAATAGTACGCCCAGCCTTGCTGCGTCATCAAGCCTTATCTGTACTCAGTACACCT
It encodes the following:
- a CDS encoding acyl-CoA dehydrogenase is translated as MLTLILMAVLLGLLALFAPGPVRRALITPHLLALFKRILPTMSGTERDALEAGTTWWDAELFSGRPDWSKLLAYGRASLTAEERHFLEHDVERLCQLVNDWETQQAQDLPPQAWAYMKAQGFLGMIIPKQYGGKQFSAYMHSQVVMKLSSRCSALAVTVMVPNSLGPAELLLHYGTEEQKDYYLPRLASGTEIPCFALTSPYAGSDAAAIPDLGVVCMGMHEGRATLGFRLTWNKRYITLAPVATLLGLAFQTSDPEHLLSDNDAHGITCALIPASHNGVVIGRRHHPLNAAFQNGPTSGNDVFIPIDWVIGGQAQVGKGWRMLMECLAAGRAISLPSSSVGMGKMAVRGTGAYAAVRRQFNMAIGKFEGVQEALARMGANLYLMDAARTLAAHAVDLGEKPAVISAIVKYHVTERGRALVNDGMDILGGKGICVGPNNFLASAYQQIPIAITVEGANILTRSLIIFGQGAIRAHPYVLREMAAVSESDGRKAMRDFDAAFFGHVGFVLGNLVRGSWYGLGGARLAAVPDASAPALAPYYRALTRLSTAFAVMTDMSMFVLGGELKRRERLSARLGDVLAQLYLASSVLKRYEDDSRPEADLPYVHWSLQDALVKAQQGLTGVLDNFPARVLTVLLRTLLFPFGLPHRPPSDELGSEVALALQTPGTDRERLLADGHVASEGSHGGDPVACAERALVLLPDVLHIEKRLKDTPAGAALRHLPQSLSAMQQWLATAKAAGSVSCQEHNTLLEYARLVDGLIQVDDFPADAAHQAQGGGAVHRLDEESAGESRAA
- a CDS encoding DUF1059 domain-containing protein, whose amino-acid sequence is MTRKYIDCREFPSDTHCSVAISADSEEELLGIAVEHAVSVHQHHDTPELRQQLRQLFKDGMPPEHLPMAGQAGSSASGASPTH
- a CDS encoding TCR/Tet family MFS transporter, which produces MKEFLPVAALPVIFATVVLDAVGIGLIFPILPALLRDVTHAANVAPYIGIMTALYALMQFIFAPVLGALSDRLGRRPVLLVSLAGAAVNYLFLAFAPSLWMLLLGRAIAGLTSANVSVATAYITDISPEAMRTRRFGLLNAMFGAGFIIGPVLGGALGDYGLRLPFMAAAVLNMGNLLLALFMLPESRTPTRAKIDLAALNPLRPLRWVFSEKSLLPIAVIFFTFSAAGEVYGVCWALWGHDAFEWNGLWIGLSLGAFGVCQALAQAFLPGPAVKLLGERATIVTGVACACLALVVMAFATRSWMIFAIMPVFALGGIGAPALQSLATRQVADDRQGQFQGVLASSVSLASVLCPLVFSSIYFGVRAYWPGAVWLSVIVVYAALVPLVLGLDIRTPATKLAS